Proteins encoded by one window of Porphyromonas vaginalis:
- a CDS encoding IS1182 family transposase, producing MEKRHFRPYIQNQIVLFPERVDKDIAEDDPVRFISAIVDGLDLEPFKKLYYTMGRSPYHPKMMLKVIIYAYMNNVYSCREMEKRLLRDTHFIWLAGGEKPDFVTINRFRNRVKREINEIFTQLVLLLAERGLISLDVEYIDGTKIESKANKYTFVWRKNVERYRSNLMEKLRVLLQQVDDVIIQDQQAKPEVVEFTPTELTSIVEELKEALDKEPAPETKEAKAEHRKRKKQIKTLEEHRDKLAEYDQRLDQLGKRNSMSKTDPDATFMRMKEDAKGKGLAKPGYNLQIATENQIITDYALFPNPSDTCTLIPFVESFQERYDHLPTTVVADAGYGSEENYRFMDESEMDAYVKYNYFHQEQRPRYKNNPFLPEHLYYNAQENYYVCPMGQHLEFRETTTTKTSTGYTSESSIYEAKNCRGCPLRSQCYKGKEDRRKISVNHRLNSYKQKARTLLTSDKGIKHRKRRSVEPESVFGQMKNNMHYRRFRHFGQDKVLMDFAFFAIAFNLKKVAAQLKKTQENDPLPSQDATSRGKEGVERSETITFTHFKPYLSKNVFSIAA from the coding sequence ATGGAAAAACGACACTTCCGACCCTATATACAGAATCAGATAGTCCTTTTCCCAGAAAGAGTCGACAAGGACATTGCCGAGGATGATCCTGTGCGTTTCATCAGTGCTATTGTGGATGGTTTGGATTTAGAGCCATTCAAAAAACTTTACTACACGATGGGTCGCAGCCCCTATCACCCTAAGATGATGCTCAAGGTGATCATCTACGCCTATATGAACAATGTATACTCCTGCCGTGAGATGGAAAAGCGCCTCCTCAGAGATACGCATTTCATCTGGCTCGCTGGTGGTGAGAAGCCTGACTTCGTCACGATCAATCGCTTTCGCAATCGTGTCAAGCGAGAGATCAATGAGATCTTTACACAACTGGTACTCCTACTAGCAGAGAGAGGTCTGATCTCTTTAGATGTTGAGTATATCGATGGGACAAAGATCGAGTCTAAGGCAAACAAATACACCTTCGTTTGGCGAAAGAACGTAGAGCGCTATCGGTCAAACCTGATGGAGAAGTTGCGTGTCCTACTGCAACAAGTCGATGATGTCATCATCCAGGATCAGCAAGCCAAGCCAGAGGTCGTAGAGTTTACTCCGACTGAGCTGACCTCTATCGTGGAGGAGCTCAAGGAAGCTCTTGACAAGGAACCCGCTCCTGAAACCAAAGAGGCGAAAGCCGAACATAGAAAGCGCAAAAAGCAGATTAAAACCTTAGAGGAGCACCGAGACAAGCTAGCTGAGTACGACCAACGTCTCGACCAACTAGGCAAGCGCAACTCTATGTCTAAGACTGACCCCGATGCGACTTTTATGCGTATGAAAGAAGACGCCAAAGGTAAAGGTCTCGCTAAGCCTGGGTACAACCTACAGATTGCTACAGAAAACCAAATTATCACAGACTATGCTCTCTTTCCCAACCCCTCGGACACCTGTACTCTCATACCATTTGTAGAAAGCTTTCAAGAGCGTTACGATCATCTGCCGACCACGGTTGTAGCTGATGCAGGCTATGGTTCAGAGGAGAACTACCGCTTTATGGACGAGTCTGAAATGGATGCTTACGTCAAGTACAATTACTTTCATCAAGAGCAGCGTCCACGCTACAAAAACAACCCCTTTCTCCCAGAGCATTTATACTACAACGCTCAGGAAAACTATTACGTCTGCCCGATGGGACAGCATCTAGAGTTCCGTGAGACTACGACCACAAAGACCAGCACGGGCTATACTTCAGAGAGCTCTATCTACGAAGCAAAAAACTGTAGAGGTTGCCCATTACGAAGTCAATGCTACAAAGGAAAAGAAGATAGGCGCAAGATCAGCGTGAACCATCGCCTTAACAGCTACAAGCAAAAAGCTCGTACACTGCTCACCTCAGATAAAGGCATCAAGCATCGAAAGCGACGATCTGTGGAACCCGAGTCAGTCTTTGGACAGATGAAAAACAACATGCACTATCGGCGCTTCCGTCACTTCGGTCAAGACAAAGTTCTGATGGACTTTGCCTTTTTCGCCATAGCCTTCAATCTCAAAAAAGTGGCTGCCCAACTCAAGAAAACGCAAGAAAATGACCCTTTACCCTCTCAAGACGCCACTTCGAGAGGCAAAGAGGGCGTTGAGCGCTCCGAGACGATCACTTTTACACACTTCAAGCCCTACTTGTCGAAAAACGTCTTCAGCATCGCTGCTTAA
- a CDS encoding CD225/dispanin family protein, whose translation MPPTYLVWSILVTIFLCRIAGIVAIVYSVQVSSCYYAGNYEGAAHASRQARLWVRIPAFTYLGLFLVGLIGGLIGWITNG comes from the coding sequence ATGCCACCGACCTATCTCGTCTGGAGTATCCTTGTAACTATCTTTCTCTGTCGCATAGCAGGAATTGTTGCGATTGTCTACTCTGTACAGGTCTCCTCTTGCTACTATGCTGGCAACTATGAGGGTGCTGCCCATGCTAGCCGTCAAGCTCGCCTGTGGGTTAGAATCCCAGCTTTCACCTATCTAGGGCTATTCCTAGTAGGTCTCATTGGAGGACTAATTGGATGGATCACTAACGGATGA
- a CDS encoding CD225/dispanin family protein translates to MKQYYIIRNDQQAGPYTLEELAEMGITPDTIVWTEGMTDWAPARQVSELASLFTTTAQTPPSYSAPSYGAPQYHSAPQYNRPPQYSTPAERPPMPQTYLAWSIAVTILCCLVGGIVAIVYSSQVSSRYIAGDYEGAEYASRQARIWIIVSACVGLLVGIVYAIWMLFFATSMAAVSGGMSGI, encoded by the coding sequence ATGAAGCAATACTATATCATTCGCAATGACCAGCAAGCTGGCCCCTACACCCTAGAGGAGCTGGCTGAGATGGGGATCACACCCGATACGATAGTCTGGACCGAGGGTATGACCGACTGGGCACCTGCTCGTCAGGTGAGCGAGCTCGCCTCACTCTTTACAACGACTGCTCAGACACCGCCCAGCTACAGTGCCCCTAGCTATGGAGCACCGCAGTATCATAGCGCGCCGCAGTACAATCGTCCTCCGCAGTATAGTACACCAGCCGAGCGTCCTCCTATGCCCCAGACCTACCTCGCATGGAGTATCGCCGTGACCATCCTCTGCTGCCTCGTCGGGGGTATCGTGGCGATTGTCTACTCTTCGCAAGTCTCCTCTCGATACATCGCAGGTGACTACGAGGGCGCTGAATATGCTAGTCGTCAGGCTCGTATATGGATCATCGTCTCGGCCTGTGTTGGCTTGCTCGTAGGCATAGTTTACGCTATCTGGATGCTCTTTTTTGCAACTTCGATGGCAGCCGTTTCTGGAGGAATGTCTGGCATCTAG